In one Zonotrichia albicollis isolate bZonAlb1 chromosome 14, bZonAlb1.hap1, whole genome shotgun sequence genomic region, the following are encoded:
- the MSN gene encoding moesin, whose product MPKTISVRVTTMDAELEFAIQPNTTGKQLFDQVVKTIGLREVWFFGLQYQDTKGFSTWLKLNKKVTAQDVRKETPLLFKFRAKFYPEDVAEELIQDITQRLFFLQVKEAILNDDIYCPPETAVLLASYAVQSKYGDFNKDVHKSGYLASDKLLPQRVLEQHKLNKDQWEERIQVWHEEHRGMIREDAVLEYLKIAQDLEMYGVNYFSIKNKKGSELWLGVDALGLNIYEQNDRLTPKIGFPWSEIRNISFNDKKFVIKPIDKKAPDFVFYAPRLRINKRILALCMGNHELYMRRRKPDTIEVQQMKAQAREEKHQKQMERALLENEKKKRELAEKEKEKIEREKEELMERLKQIEEQTKKAQQELEEQTRRALELEQERKRAQEEAEKLAKERREAEEAKEALLRASHDQQKTQEQLAAEMAELTARITQLELARQKKESEAQEWQYKAQRVQEDLEKTKEELKTAMSTPHVTEPMHSENEHDDEQDENAAEASAELRSEATIKDRSEEERTTEAEKNERVQKHLKALSSELANARDETKKTANDMIHAENMRLGRDKYKTLRQIRQGNTKQRIDEFESM is encoded by the exons GTTGTCAAGACAATTGGTTTGCGAGAGGTCTGGTTTTTTGGACTTCAGTATCAAGACACCAAGGGTTTCTCAACATGGCTAAAATTGAACAAAAAG GTAACCGCACAGGATGTACGTAAAGAAACCCCCCTGCTTTTCAAATTCCGTGCCAAGTTCTACCCAGAAGATGTGGCAGAAGAGCTGATCCAGGACATCACACAGCGCCTGTTCTTCCTGCAAGTGAAGGAGGCGATTCTGAACGATGACATTTACTGTCCCCCAGaaacagctgtgctgctggcttcCTACGCCGTCCAGTCCAAATACGGAGACTTCAACAAAGATGTGCACAAGTCTGGCTACCTTGCTAGTGATAAACTGCTCCCACAAAG GGTTTTGGAGCAGCACAAACTTAACAAGGACCAGTGGGAGGAGAGGATCCAGGTGTGGCATGAGGAACATCGAGGAATGATTAG AGAAGATGCTGTCTTGGAGTACCTGAAAATTGCACAGGATCTGGAAATGTACGGTGTGAACTACTTCAGTATTAAGAACAAGAaaggctctgagctctggctagGTGTAGATGCTCTTGGACTCAACATTTATGAGCAGAATGATAG GCTAACACCGAAAATTGGATTCCCCTGGAGTGAGATCAGAAATATCTCATTCAATGACAAGAAATTTGTTATTAAGCCTATTGACAAGAAAGCACCA GACTTTGTATTCTATGCCCCTCGGTTACGGATTAACAAGCGGATCCTGGCGCTTTGCATGGGGAACCATGAGCTCTACATGCGCAGACGTAAACCAGACACCATCGAGGTGCAGCAGATGAAGGCACAGGCTCGGGAAGAGAAACACCAGAAACAGATGGAGAG AGCCCTGCTGGAGAATGAGAAGAAGAAGAGGGAGTTggcagaaaaggagaaggagaagattgAGCGTGAGAAGGAGGAGCTGATGGAGAGACTCAAGCAAATTGAGGAGCAAACCAAGAAAGCTCAGCAAG AATTGGAAGAACAGACCCgcagagctctggagctggaacAGGAGAGAAAACGAGCTCAGGAGGAAGCAGAGAAACTGGCTAAGGAACGCAGGGAAGCAGAAGAGGCCAAGGAGGCCCTATTGAGAGCATCCCATGATCAACAAAAGACCCAGGAACAGTTG GCTGCTGAGATGGCAGAACTCACAGCTAGGATcacacagctggagctggccAGGCAGAAGAAGGAGAGCGAGGCACAGGAGTGGCAGTATAAG GCACAGAGGGTGCAGGAGGACCTAGAGAAGACCAAAGAGGAGTTGAAGACTGCCATGAGCACCCCTCATGTCACTGAACCCATGCACTCTGAGAACGAGCACGATGATGAGCAGGATGAGAATGCAGCAGAGGCCAGCGCTGAGCTGAGGTCGGAGGCCACCATCAAGGACCGCAGCGAGGAGGAGCGCACCACTGAGGCAGAGAAGAATGAGAGGGTCCAGAAACACTTGAAG GCTCTTTCCTCAGAGCTGGCAAACGCTCGGGATGAGACCAAGAAGACAGCCAACGACATGATCCACGCTGAGAACATGCGCCTGGGCCGAGACAAGTACAAGACCCTGCGCCAGATCCGGCAGGGGAACACCAAGCAGCGCATCGACGAGTTTGAGTCCATGTAA
- the LOC102065769 gene encoding adrenodoxin, mitochondrial: MPCWAGLQQDPSTIPLSILPSCFPSLLPPSTPREAVLLWFFPFLPPILPGCMYKCLIKLSLHQRTAQGTGSRMAHGILGLLRPLQSRLSASRTRLVLLCAETEQHQGPARGWAERAFSSTHQDAPGESSSEDRVTVHFINRDGERLTTTAKEGESLLEVVVNHNLAIDGFGACEGTLACSTCHLIFDKDTFQKLDAISDEELDMLDLAYGLTDTSRLGCQVCVKKWMDGVTLRVPMDVSDMRRQLEVGKQSKQ; encoded by the exons atgccctgctgggctggactGCAGCAAGATCCAAGCACAATCCCTTTGtccatccttccttcctgcttcccctccctcctccctccctccacccCCAGAGAGGCTGTCCTACtatggttttttcctttccttccccccaTCCTCCCCGGCTGTATGTATAAATGCCTAATCAAGCTGTCCTTGCATCAGAGGACAGcgcaggggacagggagcaggatgGCTCACGGCATCCTGGGGCTCTTGCGGCCCTTGCAGAGCAGACTGAGCGCCAGCAGAACTCGCCTGGTTCTTCTGTGTGCTGAGactgagcagcaccagggccCAGCAAGGGGCTGGGCAGAGAGAGCCTTCAGCTCCACGCACCAGGATGCCCCTGGGGAATCCAG CTCTGAGGATCGGGTGACAGTGCATTTTATAAATCGAGATGGAGAGCGActaaccaccacagccaaagaagGGGAGAGCTTGCTGGAGGTGGTAGTCAATCACAACTTGGCCATTGATGGATTTG GTGCCTGTGAAGGGACATTAGCCTGCTCTACCTGTCACCTCATCTTTGACAAGGACACTTTCCAAAAGCTTGATGCCATCTCAGATGAAGAGCTAGACATGCTGGACTTGGCATATGGACTCACTGACAC ATCACGCCTTGGCTGCCAGGTGTGCGTTAAGAAGTGGATGGATGGTGTGACATTGAGGGTCCCCATGGATGTGTCAGACATGAGGAGGCAGCTGGAGGttggaaagcaaagcaaacagtGA